The following coding sequences lie in one Dysgonomonas mossii genomic window:
- a CDS encoding TonB-dependent receptor: MLKRKHVYTWLTVLLLSCLSHVWAQSNINIVNNNITIRAALYEIEKQSGYSVGFDETDLDVEKKLSISIRNLSLEDALKQVLKNENCSYTIKQKHIIIVSKQKKDSDLTQHSIVAQGKTVQGTVIDNQGEPLIGVSVVLEGTNNGTITDLDGSFSISVKDEKSVLLISYVGYASQRITVGKNSHIQVKLQENNKELEEVVVIGYNTVKKKDLTTAVAVVSTEDISERPIISAAQAIQGRAAGVQVVQPSGQPGSELSIRVRGATSIQAGNEPLYVVDGTPMTTISNLSANDIESMQILKDASSAAIYGARAANGVVLITTKRGKAGVRSVSFSSYVGFSKLGNKINALNTEQYKDYIKDLNKYTDTPVSIPDEETRYTNWTDAFYGTGSNQNYQLSLTSGTDKLQYFASAGYLDEQGIVKKSNFKRYNFRTNIDNQQTDWLKMGLNLAYTKTKGSKVYENRSAMRAGSILSVINTPPYIQKWDSDNPGQYDEFAYGARILSPFAANAADQTYDRSRLIGSLNLDFTLAKNLHYKTSFGIDETNSRGLYFLDPTSNSDGRSTKGRVEEESSKDFEWLWENLVTYQNKFKNKHNLSILGGATLQKAKSEEGNLAGYDLLSSYPNIRSFSAANIIDKDATWSYASEWTLASFLGRVAYDYESKYLISANMRADGSSKFAPGKRWGVFPSFSAGWRISSESFMAGTADVISDLKLRAGWGLNGNQEGIGNYSWRAQYAAGRIPPTTDNSLPGLSLYLKTPGNRELTWEKTTQTNVGIDLSMFNSRLIFTFDAYYKYTKDMLLTVYLPSYANIPGGIARNDAEMKNKGLEIAVSARSIDAKNFKWNTDFNISFNKNEVTKLGLNKVYYYATTYTTEQPAIILKEGNSLGTFYGYVSKGVDPETGNIIYEDRNENGIIDPEDRTKIGDAQPLFVFGLTNTFSYANFNLSVFFQGSYGNDIFNASKIDMTGMMDFRNQSTDVLKRWKRPGMVTEVPRPGNIENIYNSSRFVEDGSYLRLKNITLSYDFSPKFNFLKKAGIRKLQPYITAQNLWTWTKYSGYDPEVNAYDASAVELGVDYGTYPQNKSVIFGLNVEF; encoded by the coding sequence ATGTTGAAAAGAAAGCATGTTTATACATGGCTTACAGTACTTCTATTGTCTTGTTTGAGCCATGTTTGGGCGCAGTCCAACATTAATATTGTGAATAATAATATCACAATCAGGGCTGCATTGTATGAAATAGAAAAACAAAGTGGCTATTCGGTCGGATTTGATGAAACGGATCTTGATGTGGAAAAAAAACTCTCGATATCAATCCGTAATTTATCTTTGGAAGACGCTCTTAAACAGGTTCTGAAAAATGAGAATTGTAGCTATACAATTAAGCAGAAACATATAATCATTGTTTCGAAACAAAAAAAGGACTCTGACCTTACTCAGCATAGCATTGTGGCACAGGGAAAAACAGTACAGGGAACAGTTATTGACAATCAAGGAGAGCCTTTGATTGGAGTAAGTGTAGTGCTAGAAGGAACAAATAATGGAACAATCACTGATTTGGATGGTAGTTTCTCTATCTCGGTAAAAGACGAAAAATCTGTATTATTGATCTCTTATGTGGGATATGCATCACAACGTATTACTGTTGGTAAAAACTCGCATATACAAGTCAAACTACAAGAGAATAATAAGGAGTTGGAAGAAGTAGTTGTTATAGGTTATAATACGGTAAAAAAGAAGGACTTGACGACTGCTGTTGCTGTAGTATCTACGGAAGATATTTCAGAGCGTCCAATTATTTCAGCAGCTCAGGCTATACAAGGAAGAGCTGCCGGAGTACAGGTTGTTCAACCCTCAGGTCAGCCGGGGTCTGAACTATCTATCAGAGTCAGAGGTGCAACATCGATACAAGCAGGCAATGAGCCGCTATATGTAGTGGATGGCACTCCAATGACGACTATTTCGAATCTTAGTGCGAATGATATAGAAAGTATGCAAATACTTAAAGATGCTTCATCTGCTGCTATCTATGGAGCAAGAGCTGCTAATGGTGTTGTGCTTATTACTACTAAAAGAGGGAAGGCTGGCGTACGTTCTGTGAGCTTTAGTTCGTATGTTGGATTTTCGAAGCTGGGAAATAAAATAAATGCATTGAACACTGAACAGTATAAAGATTATATCAAAGATCTAAACAAGTACACAGATACACCTGTCTCTATCCCTGATGAAGAAACTCGTTATACAAATTGGACTGATGCATTTTACGGAACTGGTAGTAATCAAAATTATCAATTGTCATTAACCAGTGGAACTGATAAACTTCAGTATTTTGCATCTGCGGGTTATTTGGATGAACAAGGTATTGTTAAAAAGTCAAATTTTAAACGTTATAATTTCAGAACGAACATTGATAATCAGCAAACAGACTGGCTTAAAATGGGACTAAACCTTGCCTATACAAAAACAAAAGGAAGCAAGGTCTATGAAAACAGAAGTGCAATGAGAGCCGGATCAATCCTTTCGGTAATAAATACTCCTCCTTATATTCAAAAGTGGGATTCTGATAATCCTGGACAATATGATGAATTTGCATATGGAGCACGTATATTAAGTCCATTTGCTGCTAATGCTGCAGATCAGACTTACGACAGAAGCCGTCTGATTGGGTCTCTCAACCTCGACTTTACTCTTGCAAAAAACTTGCATTACAAAACAAGTTTTGGAATAGACGAAACGAACTCTAGAGGCTTATATTTTCTAGACCCTACATCCAACTCTGACGGACGATCTACTAAAGGTCGTGTAGAGGAAGAAAGTTCTAAGGATTTTGAATGGCTATGGGAAAACCTTGTAACATACCAAAACAAATTTAAGAACAAGCACAATTTATCAATTCTTGGAGGAGCCACACTACAAAAAGCTAAATCGGAAGAAGGAAATCTTGCCGGATACGATTTACTTAGTTCTTATCCTAATATTCGCTCTTTCTCTGCTGCTAACATCATTGACAAAGATGCTACATGGAGCTATGCATCGGAGTGGACTCTTGCCTCGTTTCTTGGACGTGTGGCATACGATTACGAAAGCAAATATCTGATAAGTGCTAATATGCGAGCCGATGGCTCCTCTAAGTTTGCACCCGGAAAGAGATGGGGTGTTTTCCCTTCATTTTCTGCCGGATGGCGTATTTCTAGTGAGTCATTTATGGCCGGTACAGCAGATGTCATTTCAGACTTGAAGCTCAGAGCAGGGTGGGGGCTTAATGGTAATCAGGAAGGAATTGGCAATTATTCATGGCGAGCACAATATGCAGCAGGAAGAATACCTCCGACTACTGATAATTCATTACCTGGTTTGTCTCTTTATTTGAAAACTCCTGGCAACAGAGAATTGACATGGGAAAAAACGACTCAAACGAACGTAGGTATTGATCTCAGCATGTTTAATTCGAGACTCATCTTCACCTTTGATGCATACTATAAATATACAAAAGACATGTTGTTAACTGTTTATCTACCTAGTTATGCCAATATACCCGGAGGAATTGCTCGCAATGATGCTGAAATGAAAAATAAAGGTCTTGAAATAGCTGTATCTGCGCGAAGCATAGATGCGAAGAACTTTAAATGGAATACTGATTTTAATATTTCATTCAACAAGAATGAAGTAACCAAGCTTGGTTTAAACAAAGTGTACTATTATGCCACTACTTATACTACCGAACAACCTGCTATTATATTAAAGGAAGGAAATTCATTGGGAACATTTTACGGATATGTATCAAAAGGAGTAGATCCGGAAACCGGTAATATCATCTACGAAGATAGAAATGAGAACGGAATAATAGATCCTGAAGACCGAACTAAAATAGGAGATGCACAGCCCTTATTTGTTTTTGGTCTGACAAACACTTTCTCGTATGCAAACTTTAACTTATCTGTATTCTTTCAAGGATCATACGGAAATGATATTTTCAACGCATCAAAGATTGATATGACAGGTATGATGGACTTTCGTAATCAATCTACTGATGTCTTAAAGAGATGGAAACGTCCCGGTATGGTAACAGAAGTACCTCGTCCTGGAAATATAGAGAATATCTATAACTCTTCCCGCTTTGTTGAAGATGGCTCATATCTGCGACTGAAGAATATAACACTATCTTATGATTTTAGCCCGAAGTTCAACTTTCTGAAAAAAGCAGGAATCAGAAAACTTCAACCATATATAACAGCTCAAAATCTATGGACATGGACAAAATATAGCGGATACGATCCTGAAGTAAATGCTTATGATGCAAGTGCAGTCGAATTAGGTGTCGATTATGGAACATATCCTCAAAATAAATCCGTAATATTTGGTCTTAATGTAGAATTCTAA
- a CDS encoding FecR family protein, translating to MHKKHIDLLIRRYTENILPKNIQYKFRQWLINSDNVEDKNASLENIWNNINAEADESTIRDLDLLHQKMNAGHRIKRINYSYIVRIAAMIMIPILCSYLTYFLTQKYSVKNVNMVECFVPYGEKKLIVLPDSSEVWVNSGSIIIYPEKFVGDTRTIYLNGEANFSVTKNPAKRFIVSTNNLDIEALGTIFNVRAYLDLPKITATLEEGKIKVETKTGPVQSMILKPNEQIIYDNKTQYLSKQIVDAKRVAMWKDGYLIFQEASFGDILHAIEKRYDVVIHFDAGKYEGRTFTVRFSPEETLPETLDILKEIIRDFNYKIKSNTIYIY from the coding sequence ATGCATAAAAAGCACATCGATCTACTTATAAGAAGATATACAGAGAATATTCTTCCCAAGAATATCCAGTATAAATTCAGACAATGGCTGATAAATTCAGACAATGTTGAAGATAAAAATGCATCTCTTGAAAATATATGGAATAATATAAATGCAGAGGCTGATGAATCTACAATAAGAGATTTAGATCTGTTGCATCAAAAAATGAATGCAGGACACAGAATTAAGCGAATCAATTACTCTTACATTGTTCGTATTGCCGCCATGATTATGATTCCTATACTATGTTCATATCTTACATATTTCCTGACACAGAAATATTCGGTTAAAAATGTGAATATGGTAGAATGCTTTGTTCCTTATGGCGAAAAAAAATTAATTGTTTTACCAGATAGCAGCGAGGTATGGGTGAATTCAGGATCAATAATAATATATCCCGAAAAATTTGTAGGAGATACACGCACTATTTATCTCAATGGTGAAGCTAATTTCTCCGTAACTAAAAATCCGGCTAAACGTTTTATCGTAAGTACAAACAATTTGGATATTGAAGCATTGGGCACAATATTTAATGTTAGGGCTTATTTAGACTTACCAAAAATAACAGCAACATTAGAAGAGGGTAAGATAAAAGTAGAAACAAAAACGGGCCCTGTACAATCTATGATATTGAAACCGAATGAGCAAATTATATATGATAATAAAACTCAATATTTATCGAAACAAATTGTGGATGCAAAGAGAGTAGCAATGTGGAAAGATGGATATTTAATATTTCAGGAAGCCTCCTTTGGGGATATTCTGCATGCTATAGAAAAACGCTATGATGTAGTTATACACTTTGATGCGGGTAAATATGAAGGAAGGACATTTACGGTACGTTTCTCTCCAGAAGAAACCCTGCCGGAAACACTTGACATACTAAAAGAAATTATCCGGGACTTCAATTATAAGATAAAAAGCAATACTATATATATATATTGA
- a CDS encoding RNA polymerase sigma-70 factor, which yields MDIEKEYLLNISKGNTKAFDSLFILHYPRVKNFIMSLVKNEEDARDLSQDIFLKIWNNREKLPEIQYFRTYLFQMSKNAVFDFFKENTLFDDYDGGYKIKDFDSLEESIEARDLEMLIDTLVESMPEQRKKIYKMSRKEGFTNEEISIKLEISKRTVETHISSALKDIRKLLMNIVLFFY from the coding sequence ATGGACATAGAAAAAGAGTATCTTTTAAATATTTCGAAAGGAAATACAAAAGCTTTCGATTCTCTTTTTATTCTTCATTATCCTCGAGTGAAAAATTTTATAATGAGCTTAGTCAAGAATGAAGAAGATGCTCGAGATTTATCTCAAGATATATTTCTTAAAATATGGAATAATAGAGAGAAACTCCCCGAAATTCAATATTTCAGAACATATTTATTCCAAATGTCCAAAAATGCGGTCTTCGATTTTTTTAAGGAGAATACACTCTTTGATGATTACGATGGGGGATATAAAATAAAAGACTTCGATTCATTGGAAGAGTCAATTGAGGCTCGTGATTTGGAAATGCTTATTGATACATTAGTTGAATCAATGCCTGAGCAACGAAAGAAAATATATAAAATGAGCCGTAAAGAAGGGTTCACAAACGAGGAAATTTCTATAAAGTTAGAAATTAGCAAAAGAACGGTAGAGACCCACATTTCCAGTGCATTAAAAGATATTAGAAAACTACTCATGAACATAGTTTTATTTTTTTACTAA
- a CDS encoding helix-turn-helix domain-containing protein — protein MKTKTPDVLNEKCVKEVEEASVSLEIWTLNKDQHLEFIAKEHKIVLVTSGHLTCLLSGYTDENIKAGQMIFISIGSRCLISTTEGASAICLKPGLILNLYNYSNYSQFSSPKELSSNKPVILSFTPIISVYAESLKWFLNMNFRDALYICIKIRELFYLMSICYTLQERSLFFQSLASRDNSFSDFIYQNYREVKSISELASLSCYSRSGFEKRFRKIFGVPASHWITLRKAADIYHEIRRSRKSIKQICFDYSFSSMSHFHKFCKSKFGLSPGYIRKQTLIEEDDIKKVKK, from the coding sequence ATGAAGACTAAAACACCAGATGTCTTAAATGAAAAGTGTGTTAAAGAAGTAGAAGAAGCTTCTGTATCTTTAGAAATCTGGACCTTAAATAAAGATCAACATCTTGAATTTATAGCGAAAGAGCATAAGATTGTGCTTGTAACGAGTGGCCATCTGACATGTCTTTTATCGGGATATACTGATGAAAATATTAAAGCAGGGCAAATGATATTTATATCTATAGGAAGTCGCTGCCTTATAAGTACAACAGAAGGGGCTTCTGCAATCTGCCTGAAACCGGGATTGATTTTAAATTTATACAATTATTCAAATTACAGCCAATTCTCTTCTCCGAAGGAATTATCATCAAATAAACCTGTAATCTTGAGCTTTACTCCAATTATATCAGTCTATGCTGAATCTTTAAAATGGTTTCTTAACATGAACTTCAGAGATGCTCTATATATCTGTATAAAAATACGAGAGCTTTTTTATCTCATGTCTATCTGCTATACTCTTCAGGAAAGAAGCCTCTTTTTTCAGTCATTGGCCTCGAGAGATAATAGTTTCTCTGATTTTATATACCAAAATTACAGAGAAGTAAAATCAATTAGTGAACTAGCGAGTCTTTCTTGTTATAGCCGTTCAGGTTTTGAAAAACGTTTTCGTAAAATATTTGGAGTACCCGCTTCACATTGGATTACATTGCGAAAAGCAGCGGATATTTATCATGAAATACGTCGGAGCCGTAAAAGTATTAAACAAATTTGTTTTGATTATAGCTTTTCATCGATGTCTCATTTTCACAAATTTTGTAAATCAAAGTTCGGATTATCTCCCGGATATATACGTAAACAAACACTAATAGAGGAAGATGATATAAAAAAGGTGAAAAAGTAA
- a CDS encoding DUF3575 domain-containing protein — MSDKTEWSQDILGLKSNLVYDITTTLNIGIEYRFLDYLSFDFSINYNPWTFSKNKKLKHILFQPELRYWINKPYNKHFVGGHILYSHYNVGNLPFGSLNNYRYQGDGYGLGISYGYQWPLFPGWNLEATIGVGYIYFDYARYDCETCGQELGNGHKNYFGPTKIGLSLIYILK, encoded by the coding sequence ATGTCAGATAAAACTGAATGGTCTCAAGACATTCTTGGACTCAAATCTAATTTGGTTTATGATATCACAACAACTCTAAATATCGGTATTGAATATCGATTTTTGGATTATCTAAGTTTTGATTTTTCGATAAACTACAACCCTTGGACATTCTCTAAAAATAAAAAATTAAAGCACATTCTTTTCCAGCCCGAATTACGTTACTGGATCAACAAACCATACAACAAGCATTTTGTAGGAGGGCATATTCTCTATAGCCATTATAATGTCGGGAATCTGCCATTCGGGTCCTTAAATAATTATCGTTATCAGGGAGATGGGTACGGATTAGGTATATCCTATGGGTATCAATGGCCTCTTTTTCCAGGATGGAATTTAGAGGCAACTATAGGAGTCGGATACATTTATTTCGATTATGCACGCTATGATTGCGAGACATGCGGGCAAGAACTCGGTAATGGACATAAAAATTATTTTGGCCCTACTAAAATAGGACTCTCACTTATTTACATTCTTAAATAA
- a CDS encoding FimB/Mfa2 family fimbrial subunit has product MRLFYLFFGLFSVLAFNGCIDDDYEDCPIDIENNFVIKFRYVSNESGELFIKKIKKVDVFVFRENGEYVMSQDANIDALTNFAGVSLNLEPGNYRIVCWGNASGKSFVSPLSTNSLMKDAFVCNMSLRNGTSAIDGDTLYYALDNTVLSPSLKVTTVSETIIERILDFRRAFIKVQVYVKGLVDKDPQGNLLAPIVEMTEVPSTYNFEMQAIGTPIRYLNTSVFENISGEQIASITFNTLRFKDDNPINIQIKKSSDGSTVTSIGLTDFMKKNNITVEGKEEAVIPILVEYKEASVEISVPEWWQIPVTPEL; this is encoded by the coding sequence ATGAGGTTGTTTTATTTGTTTTTTGGATTATTTTCTGTCTTGGCATTCAATGGCTGTATAGATGATGACTATGAGGATTGCCCAATTGATATCGAAAACAATTTTGTGATTAAGTTCCGTTATGTAAGCAATGAATCCGGAGAGCTTTTTATAAAAAAGATAAAAAAAGTTGATGTATTTGTTTTTAGGGAAAACGGAGAGTATGTAATGTCACAAGATGCAAATATAGATGCATTAACTAATTTTGCCGGAGTTAGCTTGAACTTAGAACCAGGCAACTATCGTATAGTATGTTGGGGAAACGCTTCTGGTAAAAGTTTTGTTAGTCCACTGAGCACAAACAGTCTCATGAAAGATGCTTTTGTTTGTAATATGTCCCTCCGAAATGGAACTTCAGCGATAGATGGAGATACATTATATTATGCATTGGATAATACTGTATTATCCCCATCTTTAAAAGTTACGACTGTATCCGAAACGATAATAGAACGGATACTCGATTTTCGCCGGGCATTCATAAAAGTACAAGTATATGTAAAGGGGCTTGTAGATAAAGACCCTCAGGGAAATCTTCTTGCGCCGATAGTAGAAATGACAGAGGTACCCAGTACTTATAACTTCGAGATGCAGGCTATAGGCACCCCTATACGTTACCTTAATACATCTGTATTTGAGAATATTTCGGGGGAACAAATCGCATCTATAACATTTAATACACTTCGCTTTAAGGATGATAATCCAATTAATATACAAATAAAAAAGAGCTCAGACGGGAGTACGGTTACCTCAATTGGCCTGACTGACTTTATGAAAAAAAATAATATAACAGTAGAAGGTAAAGAAGAGGCTGTGATACCGATACTGGTAGAATATAAAGAAGCCTCTGTTGAAATAAGTGTTCCAGAATGGTGGCAAATACCGGTGACACCAGAATTATAG